The stretch of DNA GTGTGGTCGCAAACGTTGCGCCTGATTCATCCACTGGCTAGTCTGTTGGAGTTGCCATTCTGGATGGCTTGCTTGAAAGGCTTTAGCTAGCTCTGTAAAAGCCTTTCTGGCCTCTTGACCTTTGTGGCGAAATGCCAGCATTTTTTCTCGCTCTGCTCCAGACTTATCCGGATTACGGTACTGCAAACCAGCAAAGTCTAGATAGTCTCTTATCTTATTCAACATTAATTTAATCTCCTCCAGCTAGCAAAAAATCAGGAGAACCCTGATTTTACTTATTCTGTATCTACAACGACATAGCGATTTGGCTCATCACCCTCAGAGTAACTAGTCACGCCATCCATACGTGAAATAATACGATGGATGATCTTGCGTTCGCTATTTGACATAGGATCTGTTTGATGACTACGTCCTTCTTCTAAAACACGAGTCGCCAATTTTTGAGCATAGGTCTGTAAGACTTCTGCACGATGTTCAACATAATCATTGACATTAATAGTAATGTAGAAGGTTCTTGAATAGCGGTTGTAAAGATAATTTTGAGCCAATAGTTGCAAGGCCTTCAAAACTTTACCATGATAACCAATAATACGCCCTGGCTCATTGGTATCAATTTGTAAATTGATGCTACGACGGTTATAATCATTTGAAATCGTCGCCTCAACATCCATATCATCAATGATTGTTTGGACATAAGTCGTTACTTCCGTAGCTACTTGTTCAATGTCAAAACTCGGTTCCACTTTTAAGCCCAAATCTTCTAATTCTTGACTTTCAGTTCGTTCAGCTTGAGTCTCGACAATAGGAGTTTCTACT from Streptococcus mitis encodes:
- the jag gene encoding RNA-binding cell elongation regulator Jag/EloR is translated as MVVFTGSTVEEAIQKGLKELDIPRMKAHIKVISREKNGFLGLFGKKPAQVDIEAISETTVIKANQQAVKGVPKEINEQNEPVKTVSEATVDLGHVVEAIKKIEEEGQGVSDEVKAEILKNEKHANTILEETGHIEILNELQLEEAGFGEEVETPIVETQAERTESQELEDLGLKVEPSFDIEQVATEVTTYVQTIIDDMDVEATISNDYNRRSINLQIDTNEPGRIIGYHGKVLKALQLLAQNYLYNRYSRTFYITINVNDYVEHRAEVLQTYAQKLATRVLEEGRSHQTDPMSNSERKIIHRIISRMDGVTSYSEGDEPNRYVVVDTE